A stretch of Mucilaginibacter terrae DNA encodes these proteins:
- a CDS encoding alpha-ketoglutarate-dependent dioxygenase AlkB family protein has translation MDQLNMFGGSKGEMPSPKIHVGINKVANGEFCFFPSFFNKLESDDFFQVLRKNISWKQESMNMYGKKIPFPRLTAWYGDQDKPYSFSGLTLKPQIWTNELLEIRARIEPVANVRFNSVLLNLYRSGNDSISWHTDAEKELGINPVIASVNFGETRTFQLRHIKTKEKIEIHLTHGSLLIMKGETQHFWQHQIPKTSKVVRERINLTFRFLI, from the coding sequence ATGGATCAGCTTAATATGTTCGGAGGCTCTAAAGGCGAAATGCCTTCTCCTAAAATACATGTTGGAATTAACAAAGTTGCAAATGGCGAATTTTGCTTCTTTCCTTCCTTTTTTAATAAATTGGAATCAGATGATTTTTTTCAAGTACTTCGAAAAAATATCAGCTGGAAACAGGAATCTATGAATATGTATGGAAAAAAGATACCTTTCCCAAGATTAACAGCTTGGTATGGAGATCAAGACAAACCATACTCATTTTCTGGCCTTACATTAAAGCCGCAAATATGGACGAACGAATTGCTTGAAATAAGAGCAAGAATTGAACCTGTAGCCAATGTTCGCTTTAATAGTGTTCTGCTAAATTTATATCGCAGTGGCAACGATTCAATTTCGTGGCATACCGATGCTGAAAAAGAACTTGGTATTAATCCAGTAATTGCTTCCGTAAATTTTGGCGAAACACGAACTTTTCAGTTGAGACATATTAAGACAAAAGAAAAGATCGAAATCCACTTAACACATGGAAGCCTCCTAATCATGAAAGGTGAAACCCAACATTTTTGGCAGCACCAGATACCTAAGACCTCAAAAGTAGTAAGAGAAAGAATTAATCTTACATTTAGGTTTTTAATCTAA